Within the Mastacembelus armatus chromosome 10, fMasArm1.2, whole genome shotgun sequence genome, the region gaactgaatgTCGACAATTCCTCTTACAGAGAAAATAGAATATCATTAAAAGCcatgaaattgaaatgaatacattggtaaaagacACATTAAGTTATACAATGGGGCTCTAATCATTTTGAATGCCAAAAATGCATCACGACTACAAAACGTGAAAACCTTGAATATAGATTTAAACAACTCAGATCAGCACAAAACGGTTTCACCAAAAATAGGAATACAGTTTAACTGAAACGTTTCCAAGAATGTACAACATTTGAAGGGAAAAAATAGTACTTTTACTCGAAAATGTACCTCAAACAAAACGACTTTCCGCAAgagattaataataaaatgtttctgattGTAAGCACCTGCCTTAAAAATCCTTGAAGGCAATTAAAACAGATAGGTAAGCCAACAATAACTTAGAAATTAGAATGTTATTGCATATAATTGTTCCGCATTATGGTTATGTGAGGTTTTAACTGAAATAGTGATGAGCAACAGAAATGAAGGGAGAAGAGGCTGAATTTTAAACTGTGCAACAAATGATTTTAAGCACTGACATCAACACCCACACAAAAAAAGGTTCAGGTTTTATTTGACGTTACTAAGAACCCAATAACTCgatttttatttatacaaagTCATTAAATGTCAACAAAACCTGCCATATGCATTAACCTTAACCAGCTAGCTTAAAGGATACCTTTAGCAGTCTTTAAGTTTACATACTAATATCTGATGAATAATACGCTACTCACAATGCCAATTAGATGTTTAATAATATACGTCGTATTATGGGTGGTAAAAAGCactgatgcacacacatataactGAAATAGTATATATGATTTCAAAACCAAAACTTTTACACAAAATATCCGAGAGACTAATGCTGCTATCCATGGTGCTGAAGGCATAATAGATAATAGACCTCAATTATACATCATTAACCTTTTAAAAGGATATTGACAAAAGACACGAAAAGGGACCAAAGAAGCAAGAATATACTAACTAACCTCTACAGGAGAGTCTGGTTCATCCAGGATGCTCTTTTCACTCTGTATCCGCTGCATCGTCCCTGTTGAACTGGGGTCCATGATCAGCACGTTCTGACTACCGGCTCTGCCGAACTTACAGTCACTCTTTCTGGAGTCAGTCGTCCTGCACACCTCGTAATTGTACACGTGTTGGAGAGTCCCTGTCCCCAAAGTGTCTGAGTAACGTGGTGGATAATATGGAATCACAGGCAGATTGGACTGATACAGGACGCGAGACTGTCTCCACCTGTAGATTTTCACTGAGATAATAACCACTAAAgacgtgatgaagaggaaggaaactacAGCCAGAGCCAACACTAAGTAAAAAGTCAGGTTGTCATTGTACTCCTTGTCGTGTGGAAAGTCAGTGAACTCCGACAGCACTTCAGGGAAGCTGTCCGCCACCGCCACGTTaacaatcactgtggctgaacgaGACGGCTGCCCGTTGTCCTCCACTATAacactcagtctttgtttgactgcatctttatcagtcacttggcggacagttcttatttctccattctgtaagcccacttcaaacagcgccctgtctgtggctttctgcagtttatacGAGAGCCAGGCATTCTGTCCAGAGTCCACATCAACAGCCACCACTTTAGTCACCAGATAGCCCACATCTGCTGAACGAGGCACCATTTCTGCCACCACAGAGCCACCGGTCTGGACCGGGTACAGAACCTGAGGCgggttgtcgttctggtcctgGACCAGGATTTTCACTGTCACGTTACTACTGAGTGGAGGAGAGCCTCCATCCTGCGCTTTCACTATGAGCTGAAGTTCTTTAAGTTGCTCATAATCAAAAGAGCGAACTGCACTAATAACCCCAGTTTCAGAGTTTAATGTCACATAAGAAGAAACTGGACTGCCACTGACCTGAGTGTCCTCTAAAAGATACGAGATTCTGGCGTTTTGATTCCAATCTGAGTCCCGTGCGCTCACTGCAAATATCGAAACTCCGGGAGAATTATTTTCTGTGACGTGAgcagaaaaactgattttatcaAATAAAGGTGCATTGTCGTTTACATCCGAGATCTTGAGATGTAATTTTGTTGAGCTAGAAAGAGGAGGAGTCCCATAATCAGTGGCTGTTATTGTTATGTTATATTCTGAGACAGATTCTCTGTCAAAATATTGATCTGAGACTAAATTGTAATAGTTTGTTAGAGATGATTCGATCTTGAAGGGAAGTTTTCCATCAATAGAACATTTTATTTGTCCATTTTTCTCAGAATCTGCATCTTTAATGTTCAAAATAGCAATCGTTGTACCGGGAGGTGCGTCCTCTGAAACTGGGTTAGAAAACgacattatatttataattgGAGCATTGTCATTTacatcaaaaacatcaaatattattttactcGTCCCGGTTAGTCCACCCTGATCTTTAGCCTCTACTCTCACTTcgtattttctgtctttttcataGTCTATTAGTCCAGAGACAGAAATCATCCCGGTGATTGCATCAATACTGAAAATATCTGCTGCGCTTCCTTTCATTTTAGACAAACTGTAAGTAATCTGTCCATATGAACCGCTGTCGGCGTCTGTAGCGTTTACAGTAATAATGCTAGTTCCTTTCAATGTGTTTTCCATCACAGATGCTTTGTACACTGACTGGCTAAATACTGGAGCGTTGTCATTTGCATCTAACACAGTAACATCTATATTTACTGTACCAGATCTCTGTGGAGTTCCTCCGTCAACTGCGATTAGTTTTAGAGACAAGTGGGGACGTTGTTCTCTGTCTAGAGGCTTCTGCAGCACCATTTCCACATATTTGGTCCCGTCTGGGTTTGCATGTTGCTTCAGTATAAAATTGTCGTTTGGTGATAAAATATAATCCTGCAGAGTATTCTGCCCCACGTCTAGATCCTCTGCACTCTGCAGTGGAAACTGTACTCCGACTACAGCTGATTCACTTATTTCAAAACTGATCGGTTTATCCCGATTCTGGAAAACAGGAGCGTGATCATTGATATCCAAAACCTCAACAGTTACTCTGTGCAGCTCGATGGGATTTTCTAAAATCACTTCAAAACTGAAGCTACACGGCATCGTGTCTCCACAAAGCTGCTCTCGGTCTATTCTCTCGTTCACCACTAGAATCCCTTTGTCTGTCTTCAGCTCGGTGTACTGAACGTTTTCTCCGGTCACGATCCGGGCCCGCCCAGCACGGAGCCTTTTCAGATCCAAGCCAAGGTCTTGTGCGACATTACCGATAACCGAGCctttcttcatctcctctggTACAGAATACCGAATCTGACCACCTACCATGTTAATCACATGAAGCAGCAACAAAAACTGCCCACAAAACAATCGCCATCTTAAAAACATTTGGGAGGGAGATCTTCTTACTGCCATCATTCAAAAACAAGGAATCACGAAAGAGAAGGTATATCCAGTTCATAAAGCAATGAGGTTGATGATGCTTTATCAGCTTCTAGATTTTCTCCTGACGTGTCTTCAACCTTTACGCGCAAAACTGTGAGACCATGTTTGCTCCACACGTCGACAAAACACAGTGAGCCCTCTGCACAGTGTAATCAGCCAGGGGATGGACTGAATGACGACACAACACAGGAAATATTTTACTGGTCAACAGCGTCCCTTGGAGTCTAAAACGTGAACATTAAATGACGCATCTACCACAGTGTTTACAATTAAATGTGGACAAACTGCACATACGTCTATTTTATGTGAAGCTCAGGATTGGACGACGTGTTAATTAAAACGTTCTAAGTTAGCACCTAAGTATAAGAAATTTAGTTCACTGAATCTCAAAATGCCCTGTCAAATACAACAGAACGCTAATTTTCGTTtccaataaatatattatatttcaatccctaataaaaaaaataaaataaaaacattcgTCTAGGATGAAATTCAGAAAATTTGTATGTTTTCCAAAAAAAGTGTTTCAAACAATGAGTCCTCAAATCTGTATAAAATGAAAGTCTCTTAAAGACCTATGTGGATTTCATGCGAAATACTCCACAACAAATTGATATACGGTAGTTGTATACTCGCAAACGTTGAACCGTAAAAtagagtgaaaataaaataagaatcaTCGTTATTTCCATATTGTGAAGAGAAAGTTTGAGGGGCCTTGCGATCGGCCTCCTGCTGTTTTTCAACTTTGAAATTCTCATCCTACAGCGTCCTTTGTCGCgtaaatacatttactgtcGATAAATTTACCAGACATTTAGAGAGTGAGCATGAATCTAGCAGTAGCGTCCAAAAATTAATTGAGATAATAACAGCATAATTACATAACATATTTGATAGGAGATTCGTTTAGGGGAATATACTGTTCAAATCTACAGTCTATGAAAGTttcaagaaaaacagcatttctaAAAAGTGATGCAAATTAAGATGCTGTCCATGGTCCTGAAATTAAGGATATGATGTAAATTTGCGTTTTTCAATGCAACTAaacccaaaagaaaaacaaagtgacataaTTATTCAACTAACCTCTACAGGAGAGTCTGGTTCATCCAGGATGCTCTTTTCATTCTGTATCCGCTGCATCGTCCCTGTTGAACTGGGGTCCATGATCAGCACGTTCTGACTACCGGCTCTGCCGAACTTACAGTCACTCTTTCTGGAGTCAGTCGTCCTGCACACCTCGTAATTGTACACGTGTTGGAGAGTCCCTGTCCCCAAAGTGTCTGAGTAACGTGGTGGATAATATGGAATCACAGGCAGATTGGACTGATACAGGACGCGAGACTGTCTCCACCTGTAGATTTTCACTGAGATAATAACCACTAAAgacgtgatgaagaggaaggaaactacAGCCAGAGCCAACACTAAGTAAAAAGTCAGGTTGTCATTGTACTCCTTGTCGTGTGGAAAGTCAGTGAACTCCGACAGCACTTCAGGGAAGCTGTCCGCCACCGCCACGTTaacaatcactgtggctgaacgaGACGGCTGCCCGTTGTCCTCCACTATAacactcagtctttgtttgactgcatctttatcagtcacttggcggacagttcttatttctccattctgtaagcccacttcaaacagcgccctgtctgtggctttctgcagtttatacGAGAGCCAGGCATTCTGTCCAGAGTCCACATCAACAGCCACCACTTTAGTCACCAGATAGCCCACATCTGCTGAACGAGGCACCATTTCTGCCACCACAGAGCCACCGGTCTGGACCGGGTACAGAACCTGAGGCgggttgtcgttctggtcctgGACCAGGATTTTCACTGTCACGTTACTACTGAGTGGAGGAGAGCCTCCATCCTGCGCTTTCACTATGAGCTGAAGTTCTTTAAGTTGCTCATAATCAAAGGAGCGAACTGCACTAATAACCCCAGTTTCAGAGTTTAAAGTCACATAAGAAGAAACTGGACTGCCACTGACCTGAGTGTCCTCTAAAAGATACGAGATTCTGGCGTTTTGATTCCAATCTGAGTCCCGTGCGCTCACTGCAAATATCGAAACTCCGGGAGAATTATTTTCTGTGACGTGAgcagaaaaactgattttatcaAATAAAGGTGCATTGTCGTTTACATCCGAGATCTTGAGATGTAATTTTGTTGAGCTAGAAAGAGGAGGAGTCCCATAATCAGTGGCTGTTATTGTTATGTTATATTCTGAGACAGATTCTCTGTCAAAATATTGATCTGAGACTAAATTGTAATAGTTTGTTAGAGATGATTCGATCTTGAAGGGAAGTTTTCCATCAATAGAACATTTTATTTGTCCATTTTTCTCAGAATCTGCATCTTTTACGttgaaaacagcaacagttgTACCAAGTCGAGCATCCTCGGGCAAAGGGTTAGAGAATGACATAATATTAATAACTGGAGCATTGTCATTTACATCAACAACCTCAAAAATAGCTTTACTTGTTCCAATTAACCCACCCTGATCTTTAGCCTCTACTCTCACTTcgtattttctgtctttttcataGTCTATTAGTCCAGAGACAGAAATCATCCCGGTGATTGCATCAATACTGAAAATATCTGCTGCGCTTCCTTTCATTTTAGACAAACTGTAAGTAATCTGTCCATATGGACCGCTGTCGGCGTCTGTAGCGTTTACAGTAATAATGCTAGTTCCTTTCAATGTGTTTTCCATCACAGATGCTTTGTACACTGACTGGCTAAAAATGGGAATATTGTCATTTGCATCTAACACAGTAACATCTATATTTACTGTACCAGATCTCTGTGGAGTTCCTCCGTCAACTGCGATTAGTTTTAGAGACAAGTGGGGACGTTGTTCTCTGTCTAGAGGCTTCTGCAGCACCATTTCCACATATTTGGTCCCGTCTGGGTTTGCATGTTGCTTCAGTATAAAATTGTCGTTTGGTGATAAAATATAATCCTGCAGAGCATTCTGCCCCACGTCTAGATCCTCTGCACTCTGCAGTGGAAACTGTACTCCGACTACAGCTGATTCACTTATTTCAAAACTGATCGGTTTATCCCGTTTCTGGAAAACAGGAGCGTGATCATTGATATCCAAAACCTCAACAGTTACTCTGTGCAGCTCGATGGGATTTTCTAAAATCACTTCAAAACTGAAGCTACACGGCATCGTGTCTCCACAAAGCTGCTCTCGGTCTATTCTCTCGTTCACCACTAGAATCCCTTTGTCTGTCTTCAGCTCGGTGTACTGAACGTTTTCTCCGGTCACGATCCGGGCCCGCCCAGCACGGAGCCTTTTCAGATCCAAGCCAAGGTCTTGTGCGACATTACCGATAACCGAGCctttcttcatctcctctggTACAGAATACCGAATCTGACCACCTACCATGTTAATCACATGAAGCAGCAACAAAAACTGCCCACAAAACAATCGCCATCTTAAAAACATTTGGGAGGGAGATCTTCTTACTGCCATCATTCAAAAACAAGGAATCACGAAAGAGAAGGTATATCCAGTTCATAAAGCAATGAGGTTGATGATGCTTTATCAGCTTCTAGATTTTCTCCTGACGTGTCTTCAACCTTTACGCGCAAAACTGTGAGACCATGTTTGCTCCACACGTCGACAAAACACAGTGAGCCCTCTGCACAGTGTAATCAGCCAGGGGATGGACTGAATGAcgacacaacacagaaaatattttactgGTCAACAGCGTCCCTTGGAGTCTAAAACGTGAACATCAAATGACGCATCTCTCCCAGTATATGTCTACATTGGATCGTCAACAAATCACTACTGATAGATGAGATTCATGTTGATGATGTAAATTAATGCAAACTAATTCACCACAATCCAGCGAACTACTaaacatcagaaaaatgaagctcaaaagcaaaagaaaaaaaaaatcttctaaattatgtttttaagtCGGCAGAATGAATTAACAGCACATGTCCTTGCAGtaaacaaaatatgaatatttttcattaaatatcaaaatatcattatcaaaatagtcatgtttttattaaggaaacaaaataatgc harbors:
- the LOC113144199 gene encoding protocadherin gamma-A10-like, translated to MMAVRRSPSQMFLRWRLFCGQFLLLLHVINMVGGQIRYSVPEEMKKGSVIGNVAQDLGLDLKRLRAGRARIVTGENVQYTELKTDKGILVVNERIDREQLCGDTMPCSFSFEVILENPIELHRVTVEVLDINDHAPVFQNRDKPISFEISESAVVGVQFPLQSAEDLDVGQNTLQDYILSPNDNFILKQHANPDGTKYVEMVLQKPLDREQRPHLSLKLIAVDGGTPQRSGTVNIDVTVLDANDNAPVFSQSVYKASVMENTLKGTSIITVNATDADSGSYGQITYSLSKMKGSAADIFSIDAITGMISVSGLIDYEKDRKYEVRVEAKDQGGLTGTSKIIFDVFDVNDNAPIINIMSFSNPVSEDAPPGTTIAILNIKDADSEKNGQIKCSIDGKLPFKIESSLTNYYNLVSDQYFDRESVSEYNITITATDYGTPPLSSSTKLHLKISDVNDNAPLFDKISFSAHVTENNSPGVSIFAVSARDSDWNQNARISYLLEDTQVSGSPVSSYVTLNSETGVISAVRSFDYEQLKELQLIVKAQDGGSPPLSSNVTVKILVQDQNDNPPQVLYPVQTGGSVVAEMVPRSADVGYLVTKVVAVDVDSGQNAWLSYKLQKATDRALFEVGLQNGEIRTVRQVTDKDAVKQRLSVIVEDNGQPSRSATVIVNVAVADSFPEVLSEFTDFPHDKEYNDNLTFYLVLALAVVSFLFITSLVVIISVKIYRWRQSRVLYQSNLPVIPYYPPRYSDTLGTGTLQHVYNYEVCRTTDSRKSDCKFGRAGSQNVLIMDPSSTGTMQRIQSEKSILDEPDSPVEVS
- the LOC113144200 gene encoding protocadherin gamma-A3-like, producing MMAVRRSPSQMFLRWRLFCGQFLLLLHVINMVGGQIRYSVPEEMKKGSVIGNVAQDLGLDLKRLRAGRARIVTGENVQYTELKTDKGILVVNERIDREQLCGDTMPCSFSFEVILENPIELHRVTVEVLDINDHAPVFQKRDKPISFEISESAVVGVQFPLQSAEDLDVGQNALQDYILSPNDNFILKQHANPDGTKYVEMVLQKPLDREQRPHLSLKLIAVDGGTPQRSGTVNIDVTVLDANDNIPIFSQSVYKASVMENTLKGTSIITVNATDADSGPYGQITYSLSKMKGSAADIFSIDAITGMISVSGLIDYEKDRKYEVRVEAKDQGGLIGTSKAIFEVVDVNDNAPVINIMSFSNPLPEDARLGTTVAVFNVKDADSEKNGQIKCSIDGKLPFKIESSLTNYYNLVSDQYFDRESVSEYNITITATDYGTPPLSSSTKLHLKISDVNDNAPLFDKISFSAHVTENNSPGVSIFAVSARDSDWNQNARISYLLEDTQVSGSPVSSYVTLNSETGVISAVRSFDYEQLKELQLIVKAQDGGSPPLSSNVTVKILVQDQNDNPPQVLYPVQTGGSVVAEMVPRSADVGYLVTKVVAVDVDSGQNAWLSYKLQKATDRALFEVGLQNGEIRTVRQVTDKDAVKQRLSVIVEDNGQPSRSATVIVNVAVADSFPEVLSEFTDFPHDKEYNDNLTFYLVLALAVVSFLFITSLVVIISVKIYRWRQSRVLYQSNLPVIPYYPPRYSDTLGTGTLQHVYNYEVCRTTDSRKSDCKFGRAGSQNVLIMDPSSTGTMQRIQNEKSILDEPDSPVEVS